In Candidatus Tectomicrobia bacterium, the genomic stretch CGCCCACCTCATCCTGGAGGAGCTCCGGGCGGTCAAGCGGCCCGGGGAGCTGGCCCTGCTCAGACAGGCCTCGGAGGCCATCATCGACTGCATGGTCCAGGTGATGACCACCACCCCCGCGGGCGCCACCACCCTCGACATCGCCGAGCGGGTGCGCAAGGAGGAGGTCCAGCGCGGCCTCCACTTCGAGTACTGCCTCACCGCCGCGGGCCCGGGCTGGAACCGCGCGCCCTCCGCGAGGAACCGCTGGGAGAGGGGCCGCGCCCTCTCCCTCGACTCGGGCGGCAACCTGCACGGCTACCTGGGCGACCTGGCCCGCATGGCCGTCATGGGCGAGCCCACCCCCCTCATGGAGGAGGTGATGGGCGAGGTGGAGGCCATCCAGATGGCGGCGCGCTCGGCCGTGCGCCCCGGGGCCACCGGCGCGGAGATCTTCGAGAAGGCCCTGGCCGAGCAGGCCAAGTGCCCCCACAAGGGCGAGCTCGTCTTCGTCGCGCACGGGATGGGCATCATCCAGCACGAGGCCCCGCGGCTCACCTCGGCCGGGGTGGTCCCCTACCCCGGGCCCTACGAGAGCCGGCCCCTCGAGGCGGGCATGGTGCTCTCCATCGAGACCGACCTGAAGAACGCCGAGGCGGGCTTCGTGAAGATCGAGGACACCGTCGTCGTCACCCCGGCGGGATGGGAGGCCTACGGCGACCGCGCCCGCGGCTGGACCGTCTGCGCCGGATAGGTTGCCCGCCGGCATGGGCGCCGCCCGCGAAAGCCGCATCCCCCTCCCCCTGATCCCCTTCGTCCACACCCCATCCGCCGGGCGGAGCCCCGCCCCGCGCGAGGAGCGCGCATGAAACGCCGGACCGGCTCGGACCTCATGCTGGAAACCCTCTTGAGCGAGGGCGTCCGCCACATCTTCGGCAACCCCGGCACGACCGAGCTTCCGCTCATGGACGCCCTCGTGACCGAGAAGGGCCTCCAGTACGTCCTCTGCCTCCAGGAGTCCGTCGCGGTGGGGGCGGCCGAGGGCTACGCCTTCGCCTCGGGGGGCCCCGGCATCATCAACCTCCACGTGGCGCCCGGGCTCGGGAACGCCATGGGGATGCTCTACAACTCGAAGCGGGCGGGGACGCCCCTGGTCGTCACGGCGGGGAACCAGGGCCAGGAGGGCCACCTGTGCGAGACCGTCCTCTGGGACGACCTCCCGCGCATGGCCGCGCCCTTGACCAAGTGGGCCTACGAGGTCCGCCGGGTGGAGGACCTCGAGCTGGCCCTGCGGCGGGCCATCAAGGTGGCTCTCGCGCCCCCCACGGGGCCGGTGTTCCTCTCCCTGCCGGGGGACGTGATGCTCGCCCCGCCCCCCGCGATGGCGGGCAAGCCCACCCGGGTCGCGGCCGGCTTCCCGGCCGCCGGGGAGGCCATCCGCCGCGCCGCCGGGGCCCTGGCCGCGGCCAAGCGGCCCGCCGTCGTGGCCGGCTCGGGGGTGACGCGCTCGGGCGCCCTCGGGGAGCTCGTCCGCCTGGCCGAGGCGGCTGGGGCCCAGGTCTTCGGGGAGAGCGCCTCGAACACCATCTCCTTCCCGCTCGGCCACCCCCTCTACTCGGGCGAGCTGCTGCGCGTGGCCAAGCCCCTGCGGGCCCAGCTCGAGGGCTTCGACCTCCTTTTCTTCATCGGCACCGAGGCCTTCATCCTCTCCTTCCCGCCGGACGTGGCCATCATCCCCCCCTCGACCCG encodes the following:
- a CDS encoding aminopeptidase P family protein, with the translated sequence MEKEGVDLLLASSKDNVAYLLGGYRFFFFAHKDAIGVSRYLPLLGYRRGSPEKAFYLGNSMESWQQEWEPLWVPEAANSHWHSEKAAKDAAGRIRKLGLGKGAIAVEKGFLPADAYLALQEELPDARLVDAHLILEELRAVKRPGELALLRQASEAIIDCMVQVMTTTPAGATTLDIAERVRKEEVQRGLHFEYCLTAAGPGWNRAPSARNRWERGRALSLDSGGNLHGYLGDLARMAVMGEPTPLMEEVMGEVEAIQMAARSAVRPGATGAEIFEKALAEQAKCPHKGELVFVAHGMGIIQHEAPRLTSAGVVPYPGPYESRPLEAGMVLSIETDLKNAEAGFVKIEDTVVVTPAGWEAYGDRARGWTVCAG
- a CDS encoding thiamine pyrophosphate-binding protein, coding for MKRRTGSDLMLETLLSEGVRHIFGNPGTTELPLMDALVTEKGLQYVLCLQESVAVGAAEGYAFASGGPGIINLHVAPGLGNAMGMLYNSKRAGTPLVVTAGNQGQEGHLCETVLWDDLPRMAAPLTKWAYEVRRVEDLELALRRAIKVALAPPTGPVFLSLPGDVMLAPPPAMAGKPTRVAAGFPAAGEAIRRAAGALAAAKRPAVVAGSGVTRSGALGELVRLAEAAGAQVFGESASNTISFPLGHPLYSGELLRVAKPLRAQLEGFDLLFFIGTEAFILSFPPDVAIIPPSTRTMHLDLNAWEIGKNFPADPALMGDPKTTLPLLTAALEGALGEAGRERVKERRREAERAAGEIRKKQEPPALTPESEAAEGMPPAVFQAALRDTLPRGCALVDESITTGGPGLRRAIAGKAEHFFGMKGGGIGLGLPTALGVKVAMPERPVVCVSGDGSAMYTIQTLWSAARYGVACVWIVANNRSYRILKERILNLQGNAQELRRFVAMDLSDPEVGFAGLAEGMGVKGRRAGSARELKLALKDALASGKPCLIDARIENEALERG